A window of the Cololabis saira isolate AMF1-May2022 chromosome 19, fColSai1.1, whole genome shotgun sequence genome harbors these coding sequences:
- the mfsd13a gene encoding transmembrane protein 180, translating into MGRNIWGCWQSVFSTPVLYGSLALFTSILHNVFLLYYVETFVSIYKIDKVSFWVGEAVFLIWNSLNDPLFGWLSDRAFLNSPQSGSQITAPEVVLKRLNALSTNGPLFALSFLGFWVAWARPSLQFLLCLCVYDGFLTMVDLHHSALLADLAVSATDRTRLNFHCSVFSALGAFSVFLSYSVWDKENFYYFRLFCVSLAAFSILGFFFVSRLLQHRFKKEIHPKQDEASSLKELCVGSAPLTQSEKPVTVGQYLRQLSKHTNFMWFVSMNLIQVFHCHFNSNFFPLFLEHLLSDSISASTGSILLGISYIAPHLNNLYFLTLCQRYGVYQVIRWLFMLKLGLSVVMLLAGADHIYLLCIFIASNRVFTEGTCKLLKLVISDLVDEDFVVNRRQQATSALLFGMVALLTKPGQTFAPLIGTWLLCVYTGYDIFEKQSVSAPDVASSSGNPPLRLGCFYILVSVPITCALLQLAAWSRFTLHGRKLQGIKNLRQGAQHSHFVDVKAI; encoded by the exons ATGGGCAGGAACATCTGGGGCTGCTGGCAAAGTGTCTTCTCCACTCCGGTGCTCTACGGCTCACTGGCCCTGTTTACATCCATCCTCCACAATGTCTTCCTGCTCTATTACGTGGAAACATTTGTGTCCATCTATAAGATTGATAAAGTCTCATTCTGGGTGGGAGAG GCAGTTTTCCTTATCTGGAATAGTCTGAACGACCCTCTCTTCGGCTGGCTGAGCGACCGCGCCTTTCTCAACAGTCCTCA gTCAGGCTCTCAGATCACAGCACCAGAGGTGGTGCTAAAGCGCCTCAATGCCCTCTCCACAAATGGCCCGCTCTTCGCTCTGTCCTTCCTGGGGTTCTGGGTGGCCTGGGCCAGGCCCAGCCTGCAGTTCCtgctgtgcctgtgtgtgtatgACGGTTTTCTCACCATGGTGGATCTCCACCACAGCGCGCTGCTGGCCGACCTCGCCGTGTCCGCCACCGACCGCACGCGACTCAACTTCCACTGCTCCGTGTTCAGCGCTTTGGGCGCCTTCTCCGTTTTTCTGTCCTACTCCGTCTGGGACAAGGAAAACTTCTACTACTTCCGCCTGTTCTGTGTGAGTCTGGCAGCTTTTTCCATCCTGGGCTTTTTCTTCGTGTCTCGGTTGCTACAGCATCGTTTCAAAAAGGAAATCCATCCAAAACAAGACGAGGCATCGTCACTTAAAGA GCTCTGTGTCGGCAGTGCTCCGCTTACACAGTCAGAGAAACCTGTCACTGTAGGACAGTATCTCAGGCAGCTCTCCAAACACACCAACTTCATGTGGTTTGTGTCGATGAATCTTATTCAG GTGTTTCATTGCCACTTCAACAgcaacttttttcctcttttcctggaACATCTCCTGTCTGACAGCATCTCTGCCTCTACAGGTTCTATCTTACTGG GCATCTCTTACATTGCCCCCCACCTGAACAACTTGTATTTCCTGACACTGTGCCAGCGTTATGGGGTTTACCAGGTTATCCGTTGGCTGTTTATGCTCAAACTGGGACTTAGCGTGGTTATGCTGCTTGCAGGGGCTGACCATATTTATCTGCTGTGCATCTTCATTGCTAG TAACCGCGTGTTCACAGAAGGAACCTGCAAGCTGCTGAAACTGGTGATTTCTGATTTGGTGGACGAGGACTTTGTGGTAAACCGGCGTCAGCAGGCCACCTCTGCTCTCCTCTTCGGGATGGTTGCCTTGTTGACCAAACCTGGTCAGACATTTGCCCCACTCATCGGCACATGGCTGCTCTGTGTTTACACAG GTTATGATATTTTTGAGAAGCAGTCTGTTTCAGCGCCTGACGTTGCCTCAAGTTCAGGGAATCCTCCTCTGCGCCTGGGCTGTTTCTACATTTTGGTGTCGGTGCCTATTACGTGTGCCCTGCTCCAGCTCGCCGCGTGGTCCCGCTTCACACTGCACGGCCGGAAGCTGCAGGGAATCAAGAACTTAAGACAGGGAGCCCAGCACAGCCACTTTGTCGACGTGAAGGCCATTTGA